A window of Phycisphaerae bacterium genomic DNA:
CCCCTGGAAATTGTGCAACGTCTGCGAGATGACCTGCGGTCGTTTGCTCGGCGGCATCGGCTGGACCGCGTTGTGATGGTCAACGTGGCGTCGACGGAGCCCGCCTTTCGCGGGGCCGCCGCACCTCGATCATGGTCGGCGTTGCAAAAGGCGTTAAACAATGGCCGCTCATTGGCGCTTCCCGCCAGCAGCCTCTATGCACTGGCGGCCATTGAGGAGGGCATGCCGTATATCAACTTCACGCCGTCTCTTGGCGCGAATCTGCCGGCCCTTCGCGAGCGGGCGATGGAAAAGCGCGTGCCCATCATGGGGAGCGACGGAAAGACCGGAGAGACCTTGATACGCAGTGTGCTCGCCCCCCTGTTTCGCCAACGGCAACTGCAAGTACTGAGCTGGGCCGGCTACAACATCCTCGGTAATCGCGACGGTCAGGTGCTGTCGTCGCCGCGCCACCGCGCTGCCAAGCTGGAAGGCAAGAACATCGTCATCTCGTCGCTCGTCGGCGACGCCCCGGAGACACGGACGTCGATCGAATACGTTTCCAGTCTGCACGACTGGAAGACGGCGTGGGACCACGTTCACTTTCGCGGGTTCCTGGGCGTAAAGATGAGCCTGCAATTCACGTGGCAGGGCTGCGATTCGATCCTGGCGGCGCCACTGGTGATTGACCTGGCGCGGCTGGCGGATCTGCACGCGCATCTGGGGCTGGCGGGCGTGATGACACACCTGGCCTGCTTTTTCAAGACGCCGATGGATGTTCGCGAGCATGCGTTTTCCGAGCAGGTGCGGATGCTCGAACAGTACGTCGTCAAGGTCGATGGGCGCAAGGGGGCCGTGTGAATCTGCGGCTGGCGTACAGCACGAACGCGTACATGCGTTTCGATCTCCTCGACGCGTTGCGGAGAATTGCGGCGCTGGGCTATCACGGCGTGGAACTGATGGCCGATACCCCCCACCTCTGGCCCTCGGATACGACGCCGCATCGTCTGGACGAAGTCCGGGCAGAGTTGGATCGGCTGGGGCTGACGATTTCCAATATCAATGCCTTTATGATGAACAAGATCGGCGACAAGCGCCAGCCCTACTGGCATCCAAGCTGGATCGAGCCGGATGCCGCCTATCGCCAGATTCGCATCGACCATTCCAAGGCGGCATTGACCATGGCACGCCAACTGGGCGCGGGCAACATTACAACGGAGCCCGGTGGGCCGCTCA
This region includes:
- a CDS encoding inositol-3-phosphate synthase, which gives rise to MPQPTRKLGLWLIGAGGNVATTVAVGLAALQKGLGHPVGLVTGAPPFTRLPLVGLRRIVLGGHEVGSARPFATAQELHRESGLFGESLLRKIAPTLGAWQANIRPGTAQGCGKVVEQRVPAPARLRGRRPLEIVQRLRDDLRSFARRHRLDRVVMVNVASTEPAFRGAAAPRSWSALQKALNNGRSLALPASSLYALAAIEEGMPYINFTPSLGANLPALRERAMEKRVPIMGSDGKTGETLIRSVLAPLFRQRQLQVLSWAGYNILGNRDGQVLSSPRHRAAKLEGKNIVISSLVGDAPETRTSIEYVSSLHDWKTAWDHVHFRGFLGVKMSLQFTWQGCDSILAAPLVIDLARLADLHAHLGLAGVMTHLACFFKTPMDVREHAFSEQVRMLEQYVVKVDGRKGAV